The DNA window ACAGCACAGGtggggttttcttcctctggtTCAAGCAGCATACAGTTGTTCTTGTCACTTTTCTATTCACTTGGAGAAGGGGTACCACACTGAAGCAATACACAAGACTCTGAGTCAACAGCTGTATTTCCAGGTGATTTAACTCTTATCTGTCCCACTAAGAAATGGTTATCAAATGAGCCTCTGTGACTTCCTGCAGATCTCTGGacaagcatttatttatttcactgggTGTCATTACAAATTTCACGCTGTTTCAGTTATTGATGAGACATTGGCTATCTCCATTATTGGAGAGACTCAAGTCAGCTGGTTGTGGTCCTTggcaaccagctctaggtgaCCTTGCTTTGAAGCAGGGCCCTTGAACAGTATGaccttgaggtcccttccagcttcaACCATTCCGTAATCTGTGAAATAAGAACTCCCTGCACTTCAAAGGGAGTAGAAAACAAGCTAAAAAAGCTCCCACATTAACCTTTTAACATTTGGAAAacttatacagaaaaaaaaattaggctgtttatttgctgtttatttGCAATCATTTTGCCCCTCTCCAATGCCTGTAAAATAACTGCAGAGGTTTTgaatagattatttttattataaaaatgttacaaaagGACACAAGACCCATAATGTACCAAAGTGTGAATTTTATTACTGGCTTGTAATGTGATCTAATTAAAACACCGAGATCAGGGAATGCTGCCTGTAACAAAGCAAGTGGTTTTAGAAATGGAGTTACCTTAACAGCCTGATTTCATACTGCCTGCATCTTTCAGGCCAGATGTTCAACATAcaagctgaaattttttttcccttttacaaaTCCTGTTGTTCCCGAGTAATCAGCAAGGTTCACATTTCACAACAGAAATGGGTCTTGCAAGTTTCTGATCAGCAGCTGCAAGCCAGAGCTGTCCAGGAAAACATCATGATTGTGCATATCAAGTGCTATAAAACTGCAGGCTTAACTTAAACCTGAAGACAAAACTTGGCTGAGCAGAAGGCACAGCCACCAGCACCATGAGAACCTGTGCCAAATCTCATCAAGCACACAAGCTCCAGTTATTCCCAATTCCCAAAGGGCTGTTTTTCAGGTACACAATGCAACAGCAGAGCAAGCACCATGGACTCCGCTGTTTCAGTAGACTGGCTAATGCTAAGGGCTTTCCAGCCTCTCAGAAACTATGCTGTTCTGCTATTCCACAGCCACACAACAATCCAGCATGTACTGCTACCCACTGCCCCTTTCCTTGAAAGGGATTAAGGTGGGGTGGACTGCCATAGCAGCCTGCCCTTGCCCCCACAGGGGACAGTAACCTTTTAGGGAATCCCTCGCTGCTCCTCATGGGAGTGATGATGAAAGGTGAAGGTGACAGCAGCATCCCATGCAGCCTTCAGCACAGAGTCCTGTAGCCCCCGCTTATCAGCACAGTGGTTCCACTGGGAGAGGTCGGAGGTACAGTCGGTCCCTTCAGGAGGGGGCCGTACCTGGTGGCCGTTCACACAGCGGCGACACTTGATCCTGCAACAGAGCCAGTGCAAGGTCAGTGCCAGGTTCCTCCACTACTTTAGCATAGgggtcatttaaaaaaatgcagcccAGTAACATTTGGATTAACTCCCCTTCACCTGCAACACTGGCAACTGGATTTTCAGACAAGATTAATTACTACcacatttcatttaaatgcacaACCACCTTCTGGCGTGCGCGACAGATAAGGAATGACTCATTTTAGAAATGGAACCACAGGGTTTCTAATAGCACTCACCCTCCATGTTTAGCCATGTGGGAATGGTCCAGCAGGACCCAGAGGGCATTCAGGAGGAATGTCCCCTGAAAGGCAAGGGATGTTGCTTACAGCAGATCTCAAGTGAACCCCCCTACTGCTAACACATTCTCAGCACTGCATCAGGCTTTCCAAGTTCAAGAGAGCACACCACGCTCCAAAACGTGCCATCCTGGCTCCCACTGTGGCCATGGTTGTGTTCAGGCTGTTTTGGAGATGCCCTGCTGAGCTGCCACGTCAGGAaacaaagagcagcagcagccctgccagcaaagCTTGTTGCCATGCAGACAAGATACCTACACGGAGCTAAGCTTTGAGTCAGCTTAAAACTAATCCGCTTCTTGCCTGAGCTAGCAGTCTTAACTTTCACAGTGAAGCATTTTCATGCACTCCCTGTCCTCGTTCTGGTGGATACAGTACCACAGGTctcagggaggggggagaagggcAGATAATGGAAAAGAGGATTCTTGTAGTCCCCTGAACAGCACTTGAGTTGGTCTCTTGAATTATCAGCAGATGGAATAGCCCTGGCAACACAAGCAGCTCAGCATTTGGAAGACAGAAACCATCAGGAagagaagggcaaggaaggACCAAGTTGGGCTCCACCAATTTGAACAGCTCTGATCAACTTCCCTCTTTTCATTAGCTGCAGTGTTTCACAGCCTCCAAACACAGGCAGCAACAAGACAGCTGGCTCACTTgtccagccagcacagcttttCTACGACAACAAGAAGTGAGGACAGCAGGGAAATGCGTATCTCCAGGTGGTTAACAGCTTCAGAAGCAGGGACACTTGAGGCTCTCTGTCTCTGAGGTTCCTCCTGCTGCCTGAATCAGTAGACCAAAATGTGGAGGGCTTCTATTGCTGACCCTATCATGCAGTATACTCACTTGTCATGGGTGTCACTGGTGGTGGTCTCATTCAATGTGAAGAGCTCCTTCAGCTCCCCAAGTGAGAAATGCCTTTCCACATCCTGCTCTTCATCTACCACGCAGCTGCTCAGGGCCTTCTTGTGAGTCTGGCGTTGGAATATCTTCTCCTCAATGGTCCCTGTCTACAGGAGAGAGCATCAGAGATGAAGCACAGTTGGGACACTAGTGTTGAAGGAGCACTATGTTGGGAAATCATCACATATCAAAAGGCAGTCAGCTGTCAGGACCATTTGGTGCCTTGCCAGAGCAGTACAGATGATAGGCAAGTTTTACTAGCTGCACTCCAACCATGCCCTATTTGGTTGCATATCTAACCCAACTCTGCTTCTCTTGTCTTTCACTGTGGCTACAGGAGCGGATCCAACAGAGATACAGATGAGGAGCTCACACACCACACCAGGTCGTGCTGACAGCAAGGAAGCGAAAGCAGCTGAGCAGCTACAGCCACTCCCTgacaaaaaatccaaaccaaaccaatcacaaagaaaaaatacaaaccaaaaaaaaacccacaccgaacaaaacaccaccaaacacACAACCCACACACAACGCCTCCCAAAAATGAGCAACAAGGCCTAACCCTGGGTGACACAAGCATCAGCAGTATTTGCTGGTTCACCCACACACAGATCAATCACACCCACTGTCCAGAGGGAGATGACTGTGTCTAGAACAGATGTGCAAAAAGCCCATTTGCTTTCTACATGTCCCATATGCTACAATTTTAAGGCAAAAACCtaagagaaaaatgtctttttcaaaCAAATGTCATGCAAAGAAGAGGGGCAATTAGTCATGATTGGCAGACCATTTTCCTAGTTCTAAAAGCAAAGGAGCTCCCTGCTTCCAGATGCAGCCAGGTCAGAGGAACCAGTGGAACACCATAAGGAAGAGATGGGCAAAGAACATCTGTTTTGTGTAAGTAAAATAATTGATCAAGGAACACAAGctcacaaaaaacccaaacccaaaaaaaaacccacagcctgAACTAAAGAGAGGTGAAGGTTAACAAGGGCAGCAGAGGGGACATTTCTGAACAGCAATCACTACTAGCACTGCTGGACAAAGTATTACAGTAGCTTGAAAAGACTTCTCCTTCGTGCTTTTCCTTTACAGAGCAGCTGCTCCACCTGCTAACTGGCAGCCCCATTCGAAAAGCTGCTGTAATTCTGGGAATGTACTTGCTGTTTATTAAGTACAGATACACCCAACCAAAACAGACTGCAGCCAGACTGAAAAACAGCAACTTCTGCATCAGACACCCCACAAAATTAAAGTAGTCATGCTTAAATAGCTTCAAAGCAGCATCTGATCTGGAAAGCTGCAGTTGTTTCTATTTCTCAGAATCCCGTCACCATTAGAAACCAAGGCTTGCAGTAATGACCCTCCAGCATGAACCTTCATGGTTTTCCACAGCAACACGTCTAAGGGAAGGAAGCAATTAACTTCCAATCAATTCTGGTCACAAGAGTTCTTCCCCTTCTGGTCCTGATCACAGCAGCTGCAGTCTGGGCTGGCACCAAGAATTCCATGTTtgtagaatcataaaatcagaagtattttccaaccttaataagaccatcaagtccaaacgtcagcccaacaccaccagccctcctaaaccatgttccaaagtgccacatctacacattttttgaacgCCTTCAGGGATGGcggctccaccacctccctgggcagcctgttccaataaCATGTTGAGGAGGTGAGAGGAGTAAGACTCACAGAAAGCAGTCGATAGATGTAGCATGTCTTCTTTTGGCCATCTCGCCACACACGAGCCATGGCCTGCTCATCATTAGCTGGATTCCAGTCTGGGTCGAACATAACCAGTCTGTTAGCCCCAATCAAATTCAAACCACAGCCACCTGCTTTGCTGCTTAACATGAAGATAAATTCAGGGCTCTGTGGAAAAAGGCAGTCTTGGATTAAACTACAGAGGCAGCCATACTTTTATTCACAGCATTCAGAACTGGCAGGAGAGCTACTCACATCTGGCAGGTTCTACTTACTGAGGGGCTGTTGAATCGCTCCACAATCTTCGCTCTCTTTTTAATGGACATGGTGCCGTCCAGCCGGACATACAAATACCTAGAACATACAGCATTTACTACAATCAGACTGCTGTGACCTTTAGAGCATCATacttgaaagaggaaaatctcTCATAAACAGCCTTGTAGCAAGGGCCTGGGATTTAGGAGCTTTTGCAGAGGACCAGAGCTTTTCTGCTGAGAGACCCCAGTAGCAAAATGACAAGCCACCTTAGTTCCAATTCAGGAACATCTGAGGTAAAAGACAGACCACAAGTTCCTGCTGATAGAAGCAGAACTGATAGAGGCAATTGCTTTTACAGCATAAGCTACAAGTATAGTCTCGCAGgattaaacaaacaaagcccCAAAACAAACCTCCTGTTCCGGCAGAGCTTTTCAAATAAGTCCAGTGTCTGAGTGTAGTTAGACACTAAAACCACCTTGTCATTACTGGTGCTTTTTGTAACAGCAAGGATGTAGTCCAAAACCAGCATCTTTCCTgggtaaaaaggaaagaaagcaagctagAGCAGAAGTTGTTCACAAATTCCAGACCTTAGAGGGGCACTTGATAAGATGCTAAACGCAGTCTCCATAGTCGCCTGTGTTAGGCAGCACATTTGTACTGTTGAGTTCCACAGTACCTGAAAGCTGGGGCTCCACAGATTTGGTGCTGTAGCCAGCAGGGAACAAATCTAGGGCTCCCATAAaaccttcttcctcttccacacACTTATCATGGATAAGAGCAGGATCTGTGAACAAGAAGAGCTCAGACTGTGGAGTATGCAAGGGAGgccaaaaaaacaccccaccaacagttcaaaaaccaaacccattaCATTAGTGGAACAACTCACGATTGCAGAGCTTCTTCAGAGAAGTGATGGAAGAGAGAGATGACACACTGATTTTGCCCTCCTTCAGCTCCTCCACTGGCTTGGCTTGCTTCAGGAAGTTCTTATACAGCTCAGCTTGCAGAGGAGTCAGCCTGAAACAGGACAAGAGCTCTGCAGTCTCAGCCTGaccccaaaccaaccccacccttcctcctccatctaCACAGTGTGTTCCTTTTAGCTCCAGTGATCAATTTTTTAGGTACATCACAGATGGTAGAGCATTGGCATCTCAAGCccagagctggaagggaagCTTGCAGATACTCTGCGTGGCCCAGGGCTCTGCTGTACACAGCTTCCCAGAGCACACCAGCTGGCTGGCAGAACTACCAGTTGCAGATTGTCCATCCCTGCTTCAGGAGGAAAAGCAACATATCGCCAATGGCTACAATCTCTTTCCTAGAGGGAAGCAGTCACCATAAGCACTGAAGGGATTTTTGCAACTCTTTAGTCCTTCCTGTTGCTCCTCCCTTTTCCCAGACACAGTACCAGCTTTTTGGTACCTGCAGCAGACCACCTGCTCAATCTTCACTGGCAGGTATTTAGAGAGGATGTCCGAAGTTCTTCTGATTAAACACCTGCaaagaaggaaatgaagatCAGATGCTTGGATGACATCAAAACTCTGTTTTGTCAGTATTATTCCTCACAAGTTCAACACAAAGTCCCTTTGATATCTGATCTCCAAGCCTGTGATGGTCCAACACATGGCAAAGGCCAGACACCCACCATCCACACTAAGCCATGATAAGACACTCCATCAGCCCATGCTACAGAGCCCAATATAACCCACTGTCTTTGTGAGGCTTCCAGATTTCGTTCATGAGATTTAGAGAGATCAGGTGTGATTCCACCTAACAGAGCCCAGTCCCTTACAAGTGAAACTCATCTCTTCCTCAGATTACCAATGGCATTCTGAACTTGAGCTACAACACACCAGTTGCATGGACAGCAAACAAGGACAGGATTTAACCACCACGCACCATAGACATAACCCAAAGTACAAGCAAGCAGCTCCCCACATAGTAACTCAGCAGCCATCCTCAGCCAAGATGGGTTCATTGTCTGGCCCAAGACTCCAGCAAAGGGTACATCCTTTGGGGCTCTAGAAATGTCCCATGGAGCAGTTCTATCCCACTTCAGAAAAGATGGGATGGACTAGAAAAAGCACTGAACTGAGTGATGAGTATAAGAAAGAGGTGCAGAAACCCAGTTCTGCCAGGAAACATTGAAAACATGATGTTATGAAACCTACAGAAGACAAACAGCAGGGATATATGACAGCCCCAAAATCTGTCAACGGAAGAAATGAATAATCTGTCTCCAAACCCATAAGCAGTAGGATGAAAAGTAACAGGCTTGAACTGCAGTAAGGAAGATTTACGTTACACATTAAGAGCATTTTCTAACTGTAAAGACAGTGATGCCCTGGAAAAGGTGTCCTGGGGAATTTATAAGGTTGTCAGTGTTGGGTGGGGGTTAAGTAAAGGACGGTTTAGGTCTAATGCCTTCTACCTTGGGACAGCAAGACGGATTAGATGCCTTCTCCAGGGCCTGTCCAGCCTTACACCTATGATTGCACATACCTTTGCATCACTGTCTCATTTGTAATTCCTACCAAATTCAATGGATTCATCTGTTACTACTTACATGCTTCATCTTCCCTATTTGTGTATTGTGACTGTGCACAATAAAGGAAAGGACACAGACCTTGACACAGCCAGGCACAAGCCTTCCTGAACACGCTTTTACACCCCTTTTCCAtcaactataaaaataaataaatgcaccTCAAAAAGGAATAAGTGATTCTCCTCCCaagctttcctttctcctgggCTTCTGCAAGATGACCTGAGTCAAGGTCAGGGCTGTCTCAATACAGAGGCTGTACTCAGCGTGAAATGCAATTTACCACGACTATGAACTGCAGGATTGTATTAGTGATGGTTGCAAAAGTTcagattgaaaaaaataaaaagaagtgaaGACACCAGCAATGCTGGGAATTCAAAAGAGTCTCTAGTAAGAGTTCTTAGAGACACAAGCATTTGCCAGCAGATATGGATAAATTGGTTGTATTCATTAATAGAAACCAAACCAGGCTTAAACAAATACCAAAAATCAATCAAAGAGAAATAAGACAGCATTTTACATCACAAAGTGCTTCTTGGGGATCAAAAGTCACACCTCTGACACTAGTCATCTAATGCCATTAGCCCTACAGAGACAGCACAGCTATGAAAGCATGAGATGGACTCTTTTGTGACTTGAGCAATCAACAGCAAAACTGAGCAATATTCCTTATGCTCTTTCTGTCTGCCACTCAACATCTGGGCTGAATGGATCTCAAGTCTGACCCAGTCTACACTGTAGTTATGTTAGAACAAATAAAAGCCTGTCCAGATtccaggagaaaacagaaacataagAGTCAAATCATGATTCAGTATCTGAGTACATTTGCTTGAGGGTGACTGCAGCTAACTGTGCCATTTTAATGTGCTATTTTTCAGACTAAAGCTACATGCTATGTAGATTTCTTAGGCAATAAATACTTGCACAATCACTTGCTGAATAGACATAACTGGCAAGAGAATTCATTACAGCTACAACTGTAATTTGGAAAGATACTAGTGTACATCAAGGGTTTATGCAAAAGCGTTGCAAAGAGAAGAGGGATGAAGTTGACCTGTTCACAATGCTGATCAGTTCTTTAAGCCTCTCTTCTCCTTTGTGTCGCTCAGCTTCACTTGCATCCGCATCTCTGCCTTTCAAGATGGgaatttcaaaatgtcttttaaattcTTGTGCAGTCCCTGtacaaaacagaagtgaaaaggtGACAAGTCCTATCAAATAACCTTTGATCAGCACCCCACAACCCCAGTTATCATACCACAAGCATGGGGCCCAGCAGATAAAACAAACTCTCGCCCCATCAGtataatttgctttcttttctagcCAGCAAATATTCAATCAAGGCAGGCAAATCTGTACACCAGAAAACCATTTTGTACTCCAACACCAATGCACTGCCAAAAGTCATACAATTTTAGTTAAACCTGAGTTCAGTCAGGCATGTACTGTTTTTGCTCACTTTCCAGCTGTACATTTACTCCCAGATTTTGTCCTTGCAAACAACAGCACAGGCATTACGTGTGCCTGTTCCAAAATTACCTGTCATCAATTGCTTATTACTGGTCGCAGgctgaaagtggaaaaaatgccTACTGCATGTATGCAGCTTTACTGGCAGTATTTACATTATTAGTCTCATCTCAGAAAGAATGAGCTGGAAGTACAGGGAGACTAGTCTTGCCCAAAGTACAGGTCAAGGGGGCAGGGGAAACCACATCAGCTCCCTGCAATAACTACCCAAAATTGAAGCACATGATAAAAGCAGATGTAAAACATCTACAACCCCATCCCATAATTTCCTTGAGAAATCTTGGGGACAGAacaactgaacagaaaaagataCAGCCCAAATGCTGCTTGTAAGACTAAGAATCTGATGAGTGGTGTTTAACTGAGTTATGCGTGCAGCAGAATTAATGAGAAGCCTCTTGGACTGGATGCCAAACCATCTGAGACAAACATGGGTGGCAAGTTACAGCAACAAGGAAATTATTTACAGattggtttattttcatttcttgacAGAAAAATGACCTCTCTTGACAAAAGACAAGCAATTCCACAATGGAGAGCAATAGACCTGCTCCTAACCCAGTGACGCAGGAGAGCGGGCAAAGACtactttgctttaaaatgaaaacagagcttGCAGACATAAGCATAAGCACCAGAGAGAATACGTCAGTCTGCCATCAGCAACTGTAGGTGTTTTATCCTGAAAACTCACACTAATCAGTATCTCTCCTCCAGACCTTTTCTATCTCAGATGAAGTTAATCCCATATTCACAGGCCTCCTTGACTTAAAAAACAGGAGCAGTCTTAACTCCAAATGCTAGACATCACCCTCAGCTTTCTCTCAGATTATCTGAAAGTGGGATGGCAGACCACCAGAAATTCGGGCTTTGTTGCCTAACTGTCACAAGGTACACCATTCCACCTTGCACCAGCCACTTCAACCTCCTGTGCCAGAAGAATACAGGtgagagagcagggaaaagctgTCTCCCAGGCTGCCTCTCTATTCAGTGCAGAGAACGTGTCAAGTCAAACCCTCCCCTCCACAGAGCCTATCCTACAAAGACATCATTCCTGGCTTAGATTTCTGAATTTGCTAAagcctgggagtgctgggggaaaTACCATTATGAGCTGGCTCTTCCTGCCCAGCAACTCCTGCAGTATCTACCAAGGGCTTATTGTTAGAGAAACTCCTAGCCTACATGAACATTTTGGCTGACGAGTATAGCTACACAAGATCAGCCATGGCGTACTCAGggttataaattaattttaccttAATAATTAATTCCCCTTCCAAAACAGCTGTTAGACTGGTGCACTTGAAATTACCATCTTCTTGAAACAGAGCTTTGATGATATACAGCTTCTGGAACAGGGGACCCTTATCTA is part of the Phalacrocorax aristotelis chromosome 6, bGulAri2.1, whole genome shotgun sequence genome and encodes:
- the RAD54L gene encoding DNA repair and recombination protein RAD54-like, whose translation is MRRSLAPSQLAKRKAGDEEEEEEEEEDRHATMTRKRQKPVSEMESGECYRSPFRKPLAQLTNRPRCLDSSQHEAFIRSILSKPFKVPIPNYKGPLGLRALGIKRAGLRSPLHDPFEEGALVLYEPPLLSAHDQLKIDKEKAPVHVVVDPVLSHVLRPHQREGVKFLWDCVTGRRIPGSHGCIMADEMGLGKTLQCITLMWTLLRQSPDCKPEIEKAMVVSPSSLVRNWYNEVEKWLGGRIQPLAIDGGSKEEIDRKLVGFMNQRGLRVPSPILIISYETFRLHADALQKGSVGLVICDEGHRLKNSENQTYQALNSLNTPRRVLISGTPIQNDLLEYFSLVHFVNSGILGTAQEFKRHFEIPILKGRDADASEAERHKGEERLKELISIVNRCLIRRTSDILSKYLPVKIEQVVCCRLTPLQAELYKNFLKQAKPVEELKEGKISVSSLSSITSLKKLCNHPALIHDKCVEEEEGFMGALDLFPAGYSTKSVEPQLSGKMLVLDYILAVTKSTSNDKVVLVSNYTQTLDLFEKLCRNRRYLYVRLDGTMSIKKRAKIVERFNSPSSPEFIFMLSSKAGGCGLNLIGANRLVMFDPDWNPANDEQAMARVWRDGQKKTCYIYRLLSTGTIEEKIFQRQTHKKALSSCVVDEEQDVERHFSLGELKELFTLNETTTSDTHDKIKCRRCVNGHQVRPPPEGTDCTSDLSQWNHCADKRGLQDSVLKAAWDAAVTFTFHHHSHEEQRGIP